From Aquarana catesbeiana isolate 2022-GZ linkage group LG05, ASM4218655v1, whole genome shotgun sequence:
AGAAGTTATTGTGGCCTGCGACTGGTTACCAAGTCATTTAAATGGgactcgctcttcaaaaggttgagcacccctgttcTGTAATATGGTAGGGGGTCTCTATTGTTCCTTCTCCAAAAATTTGCCTGCCGgggttggtgggaaaaaaaaaaaagcatgttaacAATGTGTTGCCCTTCTGTAAGGACACTTCTCTACATAGAGGCTGCCCGAAAAAATATGACAGAGTGTGGGCTAAATGGCTGGCAGAACCTTCCACTGCAACAGCTGGCTAAGAGATCCATCATGTATGCAATGCCAGGTCAACTCTAGATTAACCTTCCTTGTGTTGTATCCTACCAAAGGGCTATCACATCAACTGTTCCTCTTTTGAGCACGAGCCATACTAGTCATTGGTTTCGTCTTGCCACAGCCCCTGTTTAGTCCCTGTTGCTTTATTATACTGTATTGCTCCTGCGTTGGCCCACTCTCTGGAGCTGTGTCAAGATATTCGCTGAGTTCATGTACGTTtgtgtattattactattatacaggatttacatagcgcaaacagtttgcgcagcgcttcacAACATCGAGAAAgacagtacaattgcaatacaatacaagagatcagagggccctgctcgttagagcttacaatctagaagggagtaccttttgtatgtttttatatacacaaataaaaaataaatatatatatatatatacagtatctcacaaaagtgagtacacccctcacatttttgtaaatattttattatatcttttcatgagacaacactaaagaaatgaaatTTGCTACAAAGTAATgtatgtgagtgtacagcttgtataactgcaaatttgctgtcctctcaaaataactgaacacatggccattaatgtctaaaccgctggcaacaaaagggagtacacccctaagtgaaaatgtccaaattgggcacaatgtgtcaatatattgtgtggccaccattattttccagcactaccttaaccctcttgggcatggagttcaccagagcttcacaggttgccactggagtcctcttccactcctccatgattacatcacagagctggtggatgttagagaccttgcactcctctaccttccatttgaggatgccccacagatgctcaatagggtttaggtctggaaacatgcttggccagtctatcacctttaccctcagcttctttagcaaggcagtggtcattttggaggtgtgtttggggtcattatcatcatgttggaatacggccctgcggcccagtctctgaagggaggggaccatgctctgtttcagtatgtcacagtacatgttgttcatggttccctcaatgaactgtagcattggcagcagcactcatgccttcccagacaatgacacttccaccaccatgcttgactgtaggcaagacacacctgtcttttgtactcctcacctggttgcccccacacaatcttgacaccatctgaaccaaataagtttatcttggtctcatcagaccccagaacatggttccagtaatccatgtccttagtctgcttgtcttcagcaaactgtttatgggctttcttgtgcaacatctttagaagaggattccttctgggacgacagccatgcagaccaatttcatgcagtgtgcggcgtatggtctgaacaccgacaagctgacccccccaccccacccccaccccttcaacctctgctgcaatgctggcagcactcatacgtctatttcccaaagacaacctctggatatgatgctgagcacgtgcactgaacttctttggttgaccatggcaaggtctgttctgagtggaatctgtcctgttaaaccgctgtatggtcttggccaccgtgctgcagctcagtttcagggtcttggcaatcttcttatagtttaggccatctttatgtagagcaacaattctttttttcagattctcagagttctttgccatgaggtgccattttgaacttccagtgaccagtatgagagagtgagagcgataacaccaaatttaacacacctgctccccattcacacccgagaccttgcaacactaacgagttgcatgacaccagggagggaaaatggctaattgggcccaatttggacattttcacttggttgtgtactcacttttgttgccagctgtgtagacattaatggctgtgttgagttattttgaggggacagcacatttacactgttatacaagctgtgcactcactactttacattgtaacaaagtgtcatttcttcagtgtttgtcacatgaaacgatataattatatatatatatatatatatatatatatatatatatatatatatatatatatatatatatatatatatatatatatatatatatatatatatatatatatatatatatatatatatatatatatatatatatatatatatatataaaaatatatataaatttttttttttacaacactcacaggcagggtttttataacagaagaaaCCTTGGTGGGAGCTCAACCAGCATGCTGTAATGCCCCTGATAAATTCAGATGGTACCCCCGGGTGAGAGAGGCAGCCATATGGCACCAAATAGGTGCCTATTGGAGCACAATTCTCTATCAACCATCTCATTGCAACTTTATTAAATTCAGATAAGGGGCACAGACCTGGTCAATGGGCTAAGACCACTTTATCACCGAACAGTACTAATAAGTGAAATTATTTTAAAGTAGAACACCAGGCAGacataaaatacacaaattatTGCACACTGTATTCATTAATACGTCCTTAATTGTATTGTTTAAAGTATGCAGTGCAATTTGGCCTGGTATCTGCCTTTTGAAGTCTCTGTACAGCAGATTTTAGACTGTAGGATGGAGAAGCAGTCTATTAGTTATGCTGCAGTGCAAGTAGAATGGTGATAGGAGGGGAGAGCAAAGTGACAGAAAAAAATGAGCTTGTCAGATGGTAGGGAAGAGATTTGTGAGTGTTCATGAaatgcagcagtaaaaaaaaaaaaaaaaacaggctgggcTGTAAAAACCTCACAATTGGATGtacaaaaatacctaaaaaaaaaaggttctttttcAGGTAAAAAAGCTCCCTTATATGCCTTTCAGATGTGTATTTAGTGTTAATCCTGAACTTTTACAtaatccttttttgttttataatttgaTCTGCCTCTCTGTTTTGATAGGAGGAAATGTTTAAAGCCTCGCCATCCTCATCGTAAGCTTCAGCTCTCTTCTGCTTTGGACTCCTCCAAGAAGGACCAGGCCACCTCTATGTCCCACATCAATTTGATTAGCCCTGGCCACATGGAGATGATTTCCTCAAGTGGCGAGGCAGATATCCATACCCCAATGCTCAAGCCTTCCTATAATACCTCACGGGATTTTAGCTCCAGAGAAGAGCTGCTTTCCCAGCAGGACGAGAAAAGCCGAATGTCGTTCGACAACCTGACTCCAAGTGGGACTTTGAGACAGGTGTACAACAAATCTCTGGATCAATTCCTTTTAAAATCAAGGAAGTCAGCTGAAATCTCAGATGGGTACGTGTCTCCTATGAACGACGATTACCGACGGAGCTACAACTCGGTTATCTGCCAGCCTTTGTTTGAAAATAAAGATCAGCTGTCCACAACCAATGTTTCAGCAGGAAGCAAGCCTAACCTTCAGGAACAAAGTCACCCCGTGCCTTCTGCTCCTGAAACAGAGCAGGTCATGGACCGACGGCCTAATGAATGTATGTCAAGGTCTGTAGATCACCTTGAAAGGCCAACCTCCTTTCCTCGTCCTGGTCAGCTCATATGCTTTAACTCTGTGGATCAAGTTAACGATAGCGTTTACCGAAATGTCTTGCCTACCTTGGTCATCCCAGCTCACTACATGAAGCTTCAAGCAGAACACCCTTTTGTCAGCCAGCAGTTAATTGTTTCTGCTGAACAACAGTATGAACTTGAGCGGCTCCAAGCAGAGCTGTCCATATCTCACAGCCAACATCCTCAGCCATCCTCGCAACTAAGTTCCCAGGCCGTATCTCAACAACACTTGCAAGATGGAGAAGGAGTAGAGTGGAGTGGGCAAAACACTGTGATGTCTGAATCGGTTTCTATCCCTGCTTCCCTTAATGATGCTGCCATTGCTCAACTTAACGGTGAGGTACAGCTCTTGACAGAGAAAGCACTGATGGAGCTTGGCGGTGGCCGACCATTGCCCCATCCCCGTGCCTGGTTTGTATCTCTAGATGGTCGAACAAATGCACACATTAGACATTCATACGTTGATCTCCAAAGAGCAGGAAAAAACGGCAGCAACGATGCCAGTTTAGATTCTGGTGTTGACATGAATGAACCAAAATCTGGGCGCAAAGGAAGAGGAGAAAAGTTTGCTTTCCTACAGCAGCAGCACCCAACCCTAATGGAGCACCAGCAAAAAGACCCGACGGTGTCAGACAGCCCGGCCTATACTCAGCTGGTTTATTTAGATGATATGGACCAAAGTGGTAGTGAATATGGCACAGCTGTATGCAGCCCTGAAGATAACAGGGCTTTCAACGAGGCACCGACAAGAAGGAGCGGTGGCCAGTTACCCAGCCTTCAGGAAGAAACTGTTAAACGAACTGAAGATTCCTCACCTGTGCCATTAAACAGTCCCGAACACGAGTACTCCATCAACGATGATTGTTCTGATGACCAGGGAGAGAACAAAAAAAGTCCTTGGCAAAAGCGCGAGGAGCGACCGCTTCTGGCTTTCAACATGAAATGAGTTGACGCACCACAAAGTGGGCTCAAATAAAATTGCCAAATATCCTTTCTTTGGAAATATTTAATTTGTAGGGTTGGGGGTTTGACTAGGACATGAGAACCGATCAGAGACtgagtggttttaatttttttttttttttaattcgatacAAGGAGTGCATTTTATGAAACCTTTTACTGTTTGTGAAAAAAAGCCACAGCCCAGTGTAGCACTATctcaatccttttttttattttttttttttttaaccattggcTAAAGATTTGAAGAATATGGAACTTTTTTATTTCACTTGATAGGTTCTGACCACTAACCTCCCAAGAATGGGGAGCATGTGACAAGTTTGTAGTTCTGAAAACCAATAGTATAACAGTGTTCACTGTACCTCAGCATTGTACAACGGAATTGATATTCAGTATCATAATgtagacatttttgaaaaaacaaaaggcTATGCATTGATGCTTATACACCAACTGACATTTTTGCTTAggcgctgcttttttattttttatgaggctgtaaaaatactttttttgtttttttttgttttgcattataACCTGCTTTTACCTTCTTTACTCTCTTCGTTTTGTAATGTATTTCTACAGAAAAAGATGTGAGTTGAACTTTTTTGGTATTAATcttcttttacagtttttttttttttttttttttttcctaaactgaCAAATTGAAACAAAGTGCATTGTCCGTTTTGTCTACGTAGAATTTGATCCCTACTCTCAAAGTGCCTTTTTAATAGCTTCCCAAAAGTTTAAAGGTTTGTGTACACAGGTAGAATCGTATTCTTGTCCTCCTTCTGCTAAACTGGGGAATTTAGTTGGCATTACTGCAATTGCTGAGGTCTACAATAAAATAGTTTGTTGCGTTGCTTTTTGTATAATTCCTAAATGTCCCCAGGTTGGTAGTACAGGCCTACATTTTGGTCCCTTAAAGAGGTGGGGCAGAACTTGCATGACTTTGTCAATATGGCACAGAACTGAAATGCttcctaattttttattttattttatttttttacatttttagcctGGCATTTTTGGTATACAGTTGGTATACAGTTCTGTG
This genomic window contains:
- the FAM171A1 gene encoding protein FAM171A1 → MSGCTAALLLCVLAWSGGRGALSKSLTQHNAAQAQEVTLKVQVSDVSTHQPLSNAVIEIFSNQVSLASGTTGADGTVLIKLQYKLGSPLIVTATKHAYVPNSAPWRPLRLPVFSFLSLELLPERSATLMVYDDVVQIVSGYQGSRLQPQVHFARRALDLPGNATYKDLAAFLTAATTSSEVESFPYLQGSDGNSSGNSSKFDLIPVTAISIHLLSSNKTDVLVQGPIYVTVPLPADSTLKHNAHVPAWRFDQNHGAWIKSSLGIIRQEGKQLTWTYIAPQMGYWVAAMSPSHPDPVATPDITSYHTLFLLAILGGIAFILLVLFCLLLYYCRRKCLKPRHPHRKLQLSSALDSSKKDQATSMSHINLISPGHMEMISSSGEADIHTPMLKPSYNTSRDFSSREELLSQQDEKSRMSFDNLTPSGTLRQVYNKSLDQFLLKSRKSAEISDGYVSPMNDDYRRSYNSVICQPLFENKDQLSTTNVSAGSKPNLQEQSHPVPSAPETEQVMDRRPNECMSRSVDHLERPTSFPRPGQLICFNSVDQVNDSVYRNVLPTLVIPAHYMKLQAEHPFVSQQLIVSAEQQYELERLQAELSISHSQHPQPSSQLSSQAVSQQHLQDGEGVEWSGQNTVMSESVSIPASLNDAAIAQLNGEVQLLTEKALMELGGGRPLPHPRAWFVSLDGRTNAHIRHSYVDLQRAGKNGSNDASLDSGVDMNEPKSGRKGRGEKFAFLQQQHPTLMEHQQKDPTVSDSPAYTQLVYLDDMDQSGSEYGTAVCSPEDNRAFNEAPTRRSGGQLPSLQEETVKRTEDSSPVPLNSPEHEYSINDDCSDDQGENKKSPWQKREERPLLAFNMK